A genomic region of Solanum dulcamara chromosome 2, daSolDulc1.2, whole genome shotgun sequence contains the following coding sequences:
- the LOC129880991 gene encoding scarecrow-like protein 13, with the protein MHASQIPQSSGGVHKLYHQPQENFEQYYSPHHVVSNNSNDTSSSGTQLSYQTQNENFYTLDSLPDAGYVIYDSPPALSVSSNWSPFSPQCSQSYTSDQHHSSDNTYGSPLSGCSVINDGDELKHVLREMANKLLGPESDIDENSSCSFNCEVSKPSKWNRVLEIASSLDMKELLLACAEAISDAEFSAADVLMNVLEQRVSVSGEPMQRLSAYMLEGLRARLYSSGSNIYKKLKCNEPTSSELISYMQVLYHICPYYKFAYTSANVVIEEVMRNESRIHIIDFQIAQGSQWIFLMQNLARRPGGPPFVHITGVDDSQSAHARGGGLQLVGERLAKVAESCGVPFEFHAAAISGCDVHLENLQIRHGEALAVNFPYVLHHMPDESVSTANHRDRLLRLVKSLSPKIVTLVEQESNTNTSAFLPRFHETLDYYTAMFESIDAARTRDDSQRISAEQHCVARDVVNIIACEGADRVERHELFGKWNMRLTMAGFTPYPLSPSVGEAINDVLKEFSPNYRLAESKGALYLGWKNRALATSSAWR; encoded by the coding sequence ATGCACGCATCCCAGATACCTCAATCATCAGGCGGAGTTCACAAGTTGTACCATCAGCCACAGGAGAACTTTGAGCAATATTATAGCCCTCACCATGTAGTTAGCAACAATTCCAACGATACTAGCAGCTCGGGGACACAGCTCTCTTATCAGACACAGAATGAAAATTTTTATACTCTGGACTCGCTGCCTGATGCTGGTTATGTCATCTATGATTCGCCTCCTGCTTTAAGTGTCTCGTCCAACTGGAGTCCATTCTCTCCTCAGTGTTCTCAGTCGTACACATCAGATCAACACCATTCCTCAGACAACACTTATGGTTCACCTTTGAGCGGGTGCTCAGTAATTAATGATGGCGATGAACTGAAGCATGTGCTAAGGGAGATGGCGAATAAGTTGCTAGGGCCGGAATCTGATATTGATGAAAACAGCAGTTGCTCTTTCAATTGTGAGGTCTCAAAACCTTCAAAGTGGAATCGAGTATTGGAAATTGCATCGAGCTTGGACATGAAAGAGCTGCTCCTTGCCTGTGCTGAAGCAATATCGGATGCCGAATTCTCAGCTGCAGATGTTCTGATGAATGTCTTAGAGCAAAGGGTGTCAGTTTCTGGGGAACCTATGCAACGATTGAGCGCGTACATGTTGGAAGGGCTCAGAGCAAGATTATATTCTTCGGGAAGTAACATATACAAAAAGCTTAAGTGCAACGAACCAACTAGTTCGGAATTGATCTCTTACATGCAAGTCCTCTATCACATCTGCCCCTACTACAAATTCGCTTACACATCCGCCAACGTTGTGATCGAAGAAGTCATGAGGAATGAGAGCAGAATCCATATAATTGATTTTCAAATTGCACAAGGAAGTCAATGGATATTCCTTATGCAAAATCTTGCTCGTCGGCCTGGTGGACCCCCTTTCGTCCACATCACAGGTGTTGATGATTCCCAATCGGCTCATGCACGCGGTGGAGGACTTCAGCTAGTAGGTGAAAGGCTAGCAAAAGTTGCTGAATCATGTGGAGTGCCATTTGAATTCCATGCTGCTGCAATATCGGGCTGTGACGTTCATCTAGAAAACCTCCAAATTAGACATGGAGAAGCCTTGGCAGTTAACTTCCCGTATGTGCTGCATCACATGCCAGACGAGAGTGTAAGCACTGCGAACCATCGAGACCGTCTACTAAGACTAGTTAAGAGCTTGTCCCCGAAAATTGTCACCCTTGTTGAACAAGAATCTAACACCAACACTTCTGCTTTCCTTCCAAGATTCCATGAAACTCTGGATTACTACACCGCAATGTTCGAGTCAATTGATGCAGCTCGCACGAGGGATGACAGCCAGAGGATCAGTGCAGAGCAGCATTGCGTGGCACGAGACGTTGTCAACATAATCGCATGTGAGGGGGCTGACAGAGTGGAAAGACACGAACTTTTTGGGAAGTGGAATATGAGACTTACGATGGCTGGATTTACTCCATACCCCTTGAGTCCGTCAGTTGGTGAAGCCATCAACGATGTGTTGAAAGAGTTTAGCCCAAATTATCGACTTGCAGAGAGCAAAGGTGCACTTTATCTCGGATGGAAGAACAGAGCTTTAGCGACTTCTTCAGCTTGGAGATGA